The following proteins come from a genomic window of Shewanella halifaxensis HAW-EB4:
- a CDS encoding DMT family transporter, translating into MRGVLYLFIATLLAAVGWVASKIVVQSMPGELFIGSRFLLASLVLLPFCYKSLLKLSMKQVLSACGVGVFLGLALQVWIYAVSISDSLSEGAFIMSLAMIIAPLTAWLLFQVKPNRAFWIALPVSITGMMLLSLTNGWRMEASQLLFLLASALLSVHFVMNKRISGNLKPLVSICLQLFVVGLVGLMYAAFTQPHTIGFSSNLIIWFAISTLIATSVRYLLQTMGQYKVSMETAALLMILEPVWTMFLSVYMLGETIEPQKLIGGLFILSSLFVYIKLSRREAKAVQAKAEQAGTEMQVKAKKVLGSRF; encoded by the coding sequence ATGCGCGGAGTCTTGTATCTATTTATCGCCACCCTGTTGGCTGCAGTGGGCTGGGTTGCTTCAAAAATTGTGGTGCAATCTATGCCAGGAGAGCTTTTTATTGGCTCACGCTTTCTATTGGCGAGCCTGGTATTGCTGCCTTTTTGCTATAAAAGCCTACTGAAACTCAGTATGAAGCAGGTGTTATCGGCCTGTGGTGTCGGTGTTTTTCTTGGACTGGCACTGCAAGTTTGGATCTATGCGGTATCCATTAGTGACAGCTTGTCTGAGGGGGCGTTTATCATGAGCCTTGCGATGATTATCGCGCCGCTAACCGCGTGGCTACTGTTTCAAGTCAAACCCAATCGCGCCTTTTGGATTGCGTTGCCAGTGAGTATTACTGGCATGATGCTATTGAGCCTAACTAACGGCTGGCGGATGGAAGCGAGCCAGTTACTGTTTTTGCTAGCATCGGCACTGCTTTCGGTGCATTTTGTGATGAACAAACGCATTAGTGGCAATTTAAAGCCGCTGGTTTCTATCTGCTTGCAGCTATTTGTTGTTGGCTTAGTGGGTCTGATGTATGCCGCGTTCACTCAGCCACACACCATAGGCTTTTCCAGCAATCTGATTATCTGGTTTGCCATTTCGACCCTAATCGCCACCTCAGTACGTTATCTATTACAGACTATGGGGCAGTATAAGGTGAGCATGGAAACTGCGGCGCTGCTGATGATCTTAGAGCCTGTTTGGACCATGTTCCTGAGTGTTTACATGCTTGGGGAAACCATCGAACCACAGAAGCTTATTGGTGGCCTCTTTATATTGTCGTCGCTTTTTGTGTATATCAAACTTTCTCGGCGTGAGGCTAAGGCGGTGCAAGCAAAGGCCGAACAAGCTGGGACGGAAATGCAGGTTAAAGCAAAGAAGGTTCTAGGTTCTAGGTTCTAG
- a CDS encoding BCCT family transporter yields MNFKNLDHKLFWPAISFTFLSLALAVFFPESSKNVAHAGMKWVTNDIGWFIQLAGFGALVFLMWIAFSRFGHIKLGDDNDAPEFTYATYSFMIFTAGVGAALIFWAVGEPMYYMQSPPMFAEAGSAEASQWLITYTLFHWGPIGWAIFCLPAVPYAYYLHKKKKRNLRLSNLLEDVIGEKNANGPLGYFINIIAIFGTLGAFSTSMGLAVDLIGSGIEKVTGLPNDIWLQVGLIALFIVFYAVVMLAGMKKGVAKLANWCVYAAFALGIFILLSGPTAFILSYFFDSLSVMVDNFVRMSFWSDPVEKSGFPQAWTMYYWAWYFAYLVMMGIFLARISKGRTIKELVLTTIFFGSAGCAFFIAIFGSYSVFSELTGALPVLEWMNEAGVSMAVIEVINALPFGAAILIVFLIVEFFLMSTTMTSAAVSISMMTTKELDADADPDVSVRLIWALGIGAVSMAAFFMGGSIDTIKSMCIIVGLPMIFLNILMVVCLMKWIRKDHPELIKSTATPAVKANAEQAEPAHAELAKVEV; encoded by the coding sequence ATGAATTTCAAGAATCTTGATCATAAGCTGTTTTGGCCGGCCATCAGCTTTACTTTTTTAAGTTTGGCGTTGGCTGTATTTTTTCCGGAAAGCTCTAAAAATGTCGCGCATGCAGGTATGAAGTGGGTGACCAATGATATTGGCTGGTTTATCCAATTAGCCGGATTTGGTGCGCTTGTATTTTTGATGTGGATTGCCTTTAGCCGTTTTGGTCATATTAAACTGGGGGACGACAATGATGCCCCTGAGTTCACCTATGCAACCTATTCATTTATGATCTTTACCGCGGGTGTGGGCGCAGCATTGATTTTCTGGGCCGTAGGTGAGCCCATGTACTATATGCAGAGTCCGCCGATGTTTGCTGAAGCAGGCAGTGCAGAGGCTTCTCAGTGGCTTATCACTTATACCTTGTTCCATTGGGGACCGATAGGTTGGGCTATTTTCTGTTTGCCAGCAGTGCCTTACGCTTACTATCTACATAAGAAAAAGAAGCGTAACCTACGTCTATCTAACTTACTAGAAGATGTGATTGGTGAGAAGAATGCTAATGGTCCGCTAGGCTATTTCATCAACATTATCGCTATTTTTGGTACCTTGGGCGCCTTCTCTACCTCTATGGGATTGGCTGTTGACCTTATCGGTTCGGGTATTGAGAAAGTCACTGGTTTACCTAATGATATCTGGCTTCAAGTTGGCTTGATTGCACTGTTTATTGTCTTCTATGCCGTGGTGATGTTGGCGGGAATGAAGAAGGGCGTTGCTAAGCTTGCTAACTGGTGTGTGTATGCCGCGTTTGCCTTAGGTATTTTCATCTTATTGTCAGGTCCAACCGCGTTTATTCTGTCTTATTTCTTCGACAGCTTGAGCGTGATGGTTGATAACTTTGTCCGCATGAGTTTCTGGAGTGATCCAGTAGAAAAGTCAGGTTTCCCACAAGCGTGGACCATGTACTACTGGGCTTGGTATTTTGCTTACCTTGTGATGATGGGCATTTTCTTAGCGCGAATCTCTAAGGGACGCACGATTAAAGAGTTGGTATTGACCACGATATTCTTTGGTTCGGCAGGTTGTGCTTTCTTCATCGCTATCTTCGGTAGTTACTCGGTATTCAGTGAGTTAACGGGTGCGTTGCCTGTGCTTGAGTGGATGAATGAGGCTGGGGTCTCCATGGCCGTGATTGAGGTGATTAATGCACTGCCTTTTGGTGCGGCCATTTTGATTGTTTTTCTTATCGTTGAGTTCTTCCTGATGTCGACAACGATGACGTCGGCTGCGGTGTCCATCTCTATGATGACCACCAAGGAACTGGATGCTGATGCAGATCCGGATGTCTCGGTAAGACTGATTTGGGCATTAGGGATCGGTGCGGTTTCGATGGCAGCCTTCTTTATGGGGGGCAGTATCGACACGATTAAGTCCATGTGTATTATCGTTGGTTTACCGATGATCTTCTTGAATATCTTGATGGTGGTGTGTTTGATGAAGTGGATTAGAAAAGATCACCCAGAATTAATCAAATCAACAGCAACACCGGCTGTAAAAGCCAACGCCGAACAGGCTGAGCCTGCTCATGCCGAATTAGCCAAAGTTGAGGTATAA
- a CDS encoding GntR family transcriptional regulator yields MIINDVVNKSEFAYDQLEKMITFRELKPGSMVSEKQLSEQLGVGRTPVREALQRLSYERMVEIHPRRGIQIPQISLESQLKILEVRRDVEALCARFAATRASESEKIRMTKLASQLEDNAAKQDDLVYAQLLKQIHILLVQVSNNEYLQLAMAPLQGLSRRFWFAYKNESSDLADAAYLHATILRKIVEGDPVAAVEASYALNDYLTSMARRTIS; encoded by the coding sequence ATGATCATTAATGATGTGGTGAATAAATCTGAGTTTGCTTACGATCAGCTCGAAAAGATGATTACTTTCAGGGAACTCAAGCCAGGTTCCATGGTTAGTGAGAAGCAACTCTCAGAGCAACTCGGTGTTGGCCGAACGCCAGTTCGCGAAGCACTACAACGTTTATCGTACGAGCGAATGGTAGAGATCCATCCTAGGCGCGGGATCCAAATTCCACAGATCTCGTTAGAGAGCCAACTAAAGATCTTAGAAGTACGTAGGGATGTCGAAGCGCTATGTGCTCGCTTTGCTGCAACGCGAGCCTCTGAGTCAGAAAAGATCCGAATGACCAAGCTAGCGAGTCAATTAGAAGATAATGCCGCCAAGCAAGATGATCTCGTCTATGCCCAGCTACTTAAACAGATCCATATCTTGTTAGTACAAGTCTCCAATAATGAATATCTGCAACTGGCGATGGCGCCGCTGCAGGGACTATCGCGTCGTTTCTGGTTCGCCTACAAGAATGAATCTAGCGATCTGGCTGATGCAGCGTACTTACATGCGACCATACTGCGTAAAATTGTTGAAGGCGATCCCGTTGCTGCAGTAGAAGCATCTTATGCGCTCAATGATTACCTCACCAGCATGGCCCGCCGCACGATTAGCTAA
- the gltS gene encoding sodium/glutamate symporter: MNTVYTIGELESFLVAILVLFIGHTVNRYIPILKKYNIPEPIVGGLLVAALITILHFSNITVAFNLSMQNTLMLMFFSTVGLAANYKLLLKGGSKVFLFLGVASLFIVIQNIVGVSLANLLGLESFMGLIAGSITLSGGHGTGAAWADTFQTEYGINTLEFAMAAATFGLVMGGIIGGPVAQRLINKNNLVSSYGIGGNHHKDHPDLVTYDQLEEDRVTAKSVLEVLFIMLLCVAGAKWTTMLIEVVGASWLKMPEFVYALFIGVIITNLTEISRGYKINSECVDVLGSVSLALFLSMALMNLKLWEIFDLAIPLLIILVVQTAVLALFAYFVTFRIMGSNYDAAVMAGGHCGFGLGATPTAVMNMGALVSRTGPSPQAFMVVPIVGAFFVDIVNAVILKGFMIFVG, from the coding sequence ATGAATACAGTTTATACAATCGGCGAGCTCGAATCGTTTCTAGTAGCGATTCTAGTGCTATTTATTGGCCACACGGTCAATCGTTATATTCCAATCTTAAAAAAATATAATATCCCCGAACCCATTGTGGGCGGTTTACTGGTAGCAGCATTAATCACTATATTGCACTTCAGCAATATTACCGTGGCATTTAACCTATCGATGCAAAATACCTTGATGTTGATGTTCTTCAGCACCGTAGGCTTAGCAGCGAACTACAAGCTACTACTCAAGGGAGGCAGTAAGGTATTTCTATTCCTTGGTGTCGCATCCTTATTTATTGTGATTCAAAACATCGTCGGTGTAAGCCTAGCTAATCTGTTGGGTCTAGAGTCCTTTATGGGCCTAATCGCAGGCTCTATCACTCTCTCTGGTGGCCATGGTACTGGCGCGGCTTGGGCTGATACTTTCCAGACCGAGTATGGCATTAATACGCTAGAATTTGCCATGGCAGCGGCAACATTTGGTTTGGTGATGGGCGGTATTATTGGTGGCCCAGTTGCACAACGCCTTATTAATAAAAATAACCTAGTGTCGTCATACGGTATTGGTGGCAATCATCATAAAGACCATCCAGACCTAGTTACCTATGACCAACTAGAAGAGGACAGAGTTACCGCTAAAAGCGTACTAGAAGTCTTATTTATTATGCTGTTATGTGTAGCTGGAGCCAAATGGACCACTATGCTTATCGAAGTGGTCGGTGCTAGTTGGCTTAAAATGCCGGAGTTTGTTTACGCACTATTTATTGGTGTGATCATCACTAACCTTACCGAGATTTCTCGCGGCTATAAGATCAACAGTGAATGCGTCGATGTACTTGGCTCAGTTTCCTTAGCGTTATTCCTATCGATGGCGCTAATGAACCTAAAGCTATGGGAAATCTTTGATCTTGCCATACCACTACTTATCATCCTCGTGGTGCAGACCGCGGTACTTGCGTTGTTTGCCTACTTTGTGACATTTAGGATAATGGGCAGTAACTATGACGCAGCGGTTATGGCCGGTGGTCACTGTGGTTTTGGCCTTGGCGCTACCCCAACTGCGGTTATGAACATGGGCGCACTGGTATCGAGAACGGGTCCATCGCCACAGGCCTTCATGGTGGTACCCATTGTTGGTGCCTTCTTCGTCGATATCGTCAACGCGGTGATCCTAAAAGGCTTTATGATTTTTGTTGGTTAG
- a CDS encoding FAD-dependent oxidoreductase has protein sequence MKNWQIINRYEQVPQLPVLAEVDVLVVGGGPAGVAAAETAAVAGKSTYLIEKYGFCGGAAVAGLSGTICGMYMATEDGAAEPEQVVFGFTERFRQALADNNGVTAPQRYGKTFTVTHDPLVWREVADDMLMAAGVNILYHTAVTGVIMDGDTFKGVVIESNAGQSVILAKIIIDASGDAAVIARAGLDTYFGDEGRIQNPTMFFRIAGVDMEQYLEYYGMDTICPPKVTENILKANSELGWELPRHKIWIFPTTRPGELMVNATRLAGQDGRVLNVIDPVDFTEAEVFGRRQVRAYAKFLNKFVPGCDNAYVVDTGVEVGIRQTRSIKGVKTLTNDDVVNCRKQQDGICRTPWPIELHSGDKPKLHWLLNDYYDIPFATLVPQVGENIIVAGRCLSAEHEALASARVTAQCFELGHAAGVAAIQAIDSQSHIRDLNVAEIRATMIANGSAL, from the coding sequence ATGAAGAATTGGCAGATTATTAACCGTTATGAGCAGGTACCACAACTACCTGTTCTTGCTGAGGTTGATGTATTAGTAGTTGGCGGCGGTCCAGCTGGTGTTGCTGCAGCTGAAACGGCAGCAGTCGCAGGTAAGAGTACCTATTTAATTGAAAAGTATGGTTTCTGTGGTGGTGCTGCCGTAGCGGGTTTATCTGGCACAATTTGTGGCATGTATATGGCGACCGAAGATGGAGCCGCTGAGCCAGAGCAAGTTGTTTTCGGCTTTACCGAGCGCTTTCGTCAAGCATTGGCTGACAATAATGGTGTTACCGCTCCGCAGCGCTATGGCAAGACATTTACCGTTACTCATGATCCTTTAGTATGGCGTGAAGTGGCAGATGACATGTTAATGGCCGCTGGCGTTAATATTCTATATCACACCGCCGTGACCGGAGTGATTATGGATGGCGATACCTTCAAAGGTGTGGTGATTGAGTCAAACGCAGGTCAGAGCGTCATACTTGCAAAAATCATCATCGATGCTTCTGGTGATGCCGCCGTTATTGCCCGCGCAGGACTCGATACCTACTTTGGTGATGAAGGCCGCATTCAAAATCCCACCATGTTTTTCCGTATTGCGGGTGTGGATATGGAGCAGTACTTGGAGTACTACGGTATGGATACTATCTGTCCGCCTAAAGTAACCGAGAATATCCTTAAAGCGAATAGCGAGCTAGGCTGGGAGCTACCACGCCATAAGATCTGGATCTTCCCGACCACGCGTCCTGGTGAGCTGATGGTTAATGCAACTCGTTTAGCTGGCCAAGATGGCCGCGTGCTGAATGTGATTGACCCTGTTGATTTTACCGAAGCCGAAGTCTTTGGCCGTCGCCAAGTTCGCGCCTATGCCAAGTTCCTTAATAAGTTTGTGCCGGGTTGTGACAATGCCTATGTGGTTGATACCGGCGTTGAAGTCGGTATTCGTCAGACGCGCTCTATCAAAGGGGTGAAGACACTGACTAATGACGATGTGGTTAACTGCCGCAAACAGCAAGATGGTATCTGTCGTACCCCCTGGCCAATTGAGTTGCACTCTGGCGATAAGCCAAAACTGCACTGGTTATTGAATGATTACTACGATATTCCCTTCGCCACTTTAGTCCCTCAAGTCGGTGAAAACATTATCGTTGCGGGTCGTTGCCTTAGCGCTGAGCATGAAGCGTTAGCTTCGGCGCGTGTCACCGCCCAATGTTTCGAATTAGGCCACGCCGCAGGTGTTGCCGCTATACAAGCTATCGATAGTCAGAGTCACATCCGTGACCTTAATGTTGCAGAGATCCGCGCCACCATGATTGCCAATGGTAGTGCGCTGTAA